In Saprospiraceae bacterium, a genomic segment contains:
- a CDS encoding GH3 auxin-responsive promoter family protein has product MNKIFNVLWSQYLKLHRAQMKAFMERPIEAQQKELRKIVKATTSTEWGMKHGFARYKKTADWKDFLPVQDYDTVKDDVHRMMRGEKNILWPGRVKYFSKSSGTTSDKSKYIPVTDINHRNCHTKGGWRLVVSMFDNIPKPRVFEGKSILLAGSSNHRLPEYPGSIVGDVSAIIYQRLHPIVINRLYPSKEIALMEDFEKKLDIIAKNSSAIDIRLIAGTPTWAIVLFKKLLEYTGKNNILEIWPDMQVFVHGAVSFVPYREPFRDFFPSNEFTYIETYNASEGYFAVQSDTCKDDMLLLLDNGIFYEFIPMDEWESDDPKTLYLEDVELDKNYALVITTNSGLFRYKIGDTVKFTSLNPYKIKITGRTKQFINVFGEEVMVSNTDAALSATCKIHKAKVTEYTVAPIFLTSSGKGGHEWLVEFELAPADIAAFAITLDNELKKVNSDYEAKRFHDLALENLKLNVAPKGSFFQWMKTKNKIGAQQKVPRLSNQRNHLEELLRISGDAPLFLKD; this is encoded by the coding sequence ATGAATAAAATCTTTAATGTATTGTGGAGTCAGTACCTAAAGCTCCATCGTGCGCAAATGAAGGCATTCATGGAGCGTCCTATTGAAGCCCAACAAAAAGAGTTACGCAAAATTGTAAAAGCCACTACTAGTACCGAATGGGGCATGAAACACGGTTTTGCGCGTTATAAAAAAACTGCCGATTGGAAAGACTTTTTGCCTGTTCAAGATTACGATACGGTAAAAGATGATGTTCATCGAATGATGCGTGGTGAAAAAAATATACTTTGGCCAGGTAGGGTCAAGTATTTTTCAAAATCTTCAGGTACTACCAGCGATAAGAGCAAATATATTCCAGTTACAGATATCAACCATCGCAATTGTCACACAAAGGGCGGGTGGCGACTCGTCGTCAGCATGTTTGACAACATACCAAAACCCAGAGTCTTTGAAGGGAAAAGCATATTACTCGCAGGGAGTTCAAATCATCGCCTGCCTGAATATCCTGGTAGCATTGTTGGAGACGTATCTGCTATTATTTATCAACGACTTCATCCAATCGTAATTAACCGGCTCTATCCCTCTAAAGAAATTGCCTTGATGGAAGATTTTGAAAAGAAACTCGACATCATTGCCAAAAACAGTTCTGCCATTGATATCCGCTTGATTGCAGGAACTCCTACCTGGGCCATCGTTCTATTTAAAAAATTGCTGGAATATACCGGAAAGAACAATATTCTCGAAATTTGGCCTGATATGCAGGTATTTGTGCACGGAGCTGTGAGTTTTGTGCCTTACAGAGAACCCTTCAGGGATTTCTTCCCATCAAATGAGTTCACGTACATCGAAACTTACAATGCTTCTGAAGGCTATTTTGCAGTACAATCTGATACGTGCAAAGACGATATGTTACTACTTCTCGACAATGGGATTTTTTATGAATTTATCCCCATGGATGAATGGGAAAGCGATGATCCAAAAACTTTATACCTGGAGGATGTGGAATTGGATAAAAATTATGCATTGGTTATCACGACCAATTCCGGCTTGTTCAGATACAAGATAGGTGATACGGTAAAGTTTACTTCGCTCAATCCTTATAAGATCAAAATTACAGGACGGACCAAACAATTCATCAACGTATTCGGTGAAGAAGTCATGGTCTCTAATACGGATGCAGCTCTGTCAGCGACTTGTAAAATTCACAAAGCAAAAGTTACTGAATATACGGTCGCGCCGATATTTCTCACATCATCCGGAAAAGGCGGGCATGAATGGCTGGTTGAATTTGAACTTGCTCCTGCAGATATTGCTGCCTTCGCAATAACATTGGACAACGAATTAAAAAAAGTGAATTCCGATTACGAGGCCAAACGTTTTCACGATCTTGCATTGGAAAATCTCAAACTGAATGTCGCGCCAAAAGGCAGTTTTTTTCAATGGATGAAAACTAAAAACAAAATCGGAGCACAACAAAAAGTTCCCAGATTGTCGAATCAACGAAATCATTTGGAGGAATTGTTGAGGATATCTGGAGATGCGCCCTTATTTTTAAAAGACTAA
- a CDS encoding F0F1 ATP synthase subunit beta has translation MANLGRVSQIIGPVVDVSFSAEGSYLPEIYNALCIKRQGKEDLILEVQQHLGEDSVRAIAMDSTDGLTRGAEVIDLAETISMPVGEDIKGRLFNVVGQSIDGLKTVEKKHAYSIHKKPPTYEDLSTETEVLFTGIKVIDLIEPYSKGGKIGLFGGAGVGKTVLIQELINNIAKGYGGLSVFAGVGERTREGNDLLREMIEAGIIKYGDDFKHSMEKGGWDLSKVDMEGLKDSKATFIFGQMNEPPGARARVALSGLTVAEYFRDGDMNDPAGGKDILFFIDNIFRFTQAGSEVSALLGRMPSAVGYQPTLASEMGLMQERITSTKRGSITSVQAVYVPADDLTDPAPATTFAHLDATTVLSRKIAALGIYPAVDPLDSTSRILDPLVIGELHYNTAQRVKGILQRYNELLDIIAILGMEELSEEDKLVVHRARRVQRFLSQPFHVAEQFTGLKGVFVPIEETIRGFNMIMDGEVDEYPEAAFNLVGTIDDAIEKGKKLLAEANS, from the coding sequence ATGGCAAATCTGGGTCGCGTATCGCAAATCATTGGTCCTGTGGTGGATGTGAGCTTTTCAGCGGAAGGTTCTTATCTTCCTGAAATTTACAATGCGCTCTGTATTAAAAGACAGGGAAAGGAAGATCTCATTCTCGAAGTTCAACAACATCTTGGAGAAGACAGTGTTAGGGCTATTGCCATGGATTCCACTGATGGGCTTACCAGAGGGGCGGAAGTCATCGACCTGGCAGAAACAATATCTATGCCCGTTGGAGAAGATATCAAAGGAAGATTGTTCAATGTGGTCGGACAGAGTATAGACGGTTTGAAAACTGTTGAGAAAAAACACGCTTATTCTATTCATAAAAAACCACCAACATACGAGGACCTTTCTACAGAAACGGAAGTATTGTTTACTGGAATAAAGGTTATTGACTTGATCGAACCTTACTCAAAAGGTGGAAAAATCGGGCTCTTTGGTGGTGCTGGTGTAGGTAAAACCGTATTGATCCAGGAGTTGATCAACAACATCGCAAAAGGATATGGCGGATTGTCAGTATTTGCAGGTGTAGGCGAACGTACGCGCGAAGGAAATGACCTTTTGAGAGAAATGATCGAAGCTGGGATTATAAAATATGGCGATGACTTTAAACACAGCATGGAAAAAGGAGGCTGGGATTTAAGTAAAGTTGATATGGAAGGCCTTAAAGATTCTAAAGCTACATTTATTTTTGGACAGATGAATGAACCTCCCGGCGCGCGTGCGCGCGTAGCTTTGTCCGGATTAACGGTTGCTGAATATTTCCGCGACGGGGATATGAATGATCCGGCAGGAGGAAAAGACATTTTGTTCTTTATCGATAATATTTTCCGTTTTACACAAGCGGGTTCTGAGGTGTCAGCCCTTTTGGGTCGGATGCCTTCTGCGGTTGGTTACCAGCCTACACTCGCTTCTGAAATGGGACTGATGCAGGAAAGAATCACCTCGACCAAAAGAGGTTCTATTACATCAGTACAAGCAGTTTACGTACCTGCCGATGACTTAACTGACCCTGCACCAGCGACTACTTTCGCCCACCTGGATGCTACGACGGTATTAAGTCGTAAAATTGCAGCTTTGGGGATTTATCCTGCGGTTGACCCTCTTGACTCTACTTCCCGAATTCTGGATCCTTTGGTGATCGGAGAACTGCATTATAATACAGCTCAACGCGTCAAAGGGATACTCCAGCGCTATAATGAATTGTTAGATATCATTGCCATCCTGGGGATGGAGGAACTTTCGGAAGAAGATAAATTGGTCGTTCACCGTGCTCGACGTGTTCAACGATTCTTGTCACAACCTTTCCACGTTGCCGAACAGTTTACTGGTTTAAAGGGAGTATTTGTACCCATTGAAGAAACCATTCGCGGATTTAACATGATCATGGATGGCGAAGTGGACGAATATCCGGAAGCGGCGTTCAATCTGGTGGGAACCATAGATGACGCCATAGAAAAAGGTAAGAAATTGCTCGCTGAAGCCAATTCATAA
- a CDS encoding lytic transglycosylase domain-containing protein, with the protein MKGQVQRLFIMYKSQKHRFLFFTGGLLVGSLFVWLLISSSEIPFNNRYDPLPQTIHAVKLASNYDFAGEPIPMDYFDVTERLERELLINTYYHSSTLLHIKLALRFFPLFERILKDEGIPQDLKYLAVAESSLRNAVSSAGAKGIWQFREEAAKELNLEVNTYVDERNDPERATRAACQYLKKLKERFGKWTLAAAAYNMGPTALTRAISEQKEDNYYDMNLSDETNRYIFRIVAIKEIMKNPDKFGFYLHKNEMYSPLDNFTLVSHAEGIPSLADFAHEHQITYRQLKLFNPWLLKSELPNPTQKEYHFKIPK; encoded by the coding sequence TTGAAGGGTCAAGTACAACGTTTATTCATTATGTACAAAAGTCAAAAGCACCGATTTCTATTTTTTACAGGAGGTTTACTAGTTGGAAGCTTGTTTGTTTGGTTGTTGATTTCATCATCTGAAATTCCATTCAACAACCGATACGATCCTCTGCCACAAACGATTCATGCGGTAAAATTGGCTTCGAACTATGATTTCGCCGGAGAGCCCATCCCGATGGATTATTTTGATGTTACTGAACGCCTGGAACGAGAATTACTGATTAATACTTATTACCATAGTTCCACTTTATTGCATATCAAATTAGCGCTGCGGTTTTTCCCTTTGTTTGAGCGCATTTTAAAGGACGAAGGCATTCCACAAGATTTAAAGTATTTGGCCGTAGCGGAGAGTTCTTTGCGCAATGCGGTGTCATCTGCCGGAGCAAAAGGCATCTGGCAATTTCGAGAAGAAGCCGCAAAGGAACTAAACCTCGAAGTCAATACCTATGTCGATGAACGAAATGATCCCGAACGAGCAACCCGCGCAGCTTGCCAGTATTTGAAAAAACTCAAAGAGCGATTTGGCAAGTGGACTTTAGCAGCTGCAGCCTATAATATGGGCCCAACAGCACTCACCAGGGCAATTTCCGAACAAAAAGAAGACAATTATTACGATATGAATCTCAGTGACGAGACCAATCGCTATATTTTCCGGATCGTGGCCATTAAAGAGATTATGAAAAATCCGGATAAGTTTGGATTTTACCTGCACAAGAATGAAATGTATTCGCCACTTGATAATTTTACACTGGTGAGTCATGCAGAAGGGATTCCGAGTTTGGCAGATTTTGCACACGAACATCAGATTACCTACAGGCAATTAAAATTATTTAATCCCTGGTTATTGAAGAGTGAATTGCCTAATCCCACCCAAAAGGAGTATCATTTTAAAATCCCAAAATAA
- a CDS encoding efflux RND transporter periplasmic adaptor subunit produces the protein MFNLKNIKWYTWVLLALIPVLIFAAYFKAKRKPKGEEVTYEKVERRSIVETVSASGKIFPETEIKISSDVSGEIIELYVKEGDSVKAGQILARVNADAYESAVERSTAGVNVARTQANASSNSIESARQLVNQARLQMENARKVHERNKSLYKEGIISQADFETSETSLKNLEIGFKNAETAFKNASKTSEAAGYQVKDAEAVLKEQRTNLGRTIIKAPAGGIISKLNVEKGERVVGTMQMSGTELMRIADLHAMEVQVEVSENDIVRVKTGDDADIEVDAYSNRKFSGKVTEVSNSASNVASIGGANLSTDQVSKYIVKVRIDKSGYLDLTDQGKTPFRPGMSATVEIKTARVDNVLSIPIQCVIAYDPDEQKNKEKAKRAQEKYDPKLNQDNDEQKASQFREAVFVVRNDTVARIDITTGIQDVEYIEIKSGLEESDMVVTGPYAALSKKLKSGKKVHQKKEEKKKEEEN, from the coding sequence ATGTTCAACTTAAAAAATATCAAATGGTATACCTGGGTTTTGTTGGCCTTGATACCTGTATTGATCTTTGCTGCATACTTTAAAGCAAAACGCAAACCAAAAGGCGAAGAAGTTACTTATGAAAAAGTAGAACGCAGGTCCATTGTAGAAACGGTATCGGCAAGTGGTAAAATATTTCCGGAAACCGAGATCAAAATTTCTTCAGATGTATCAGGTGAAATCATTGAGCTCTATGTAAAAGAAGGCGACAGTGTAAAGGCCGGACAAATTCTAGCCCGTGTCAACGCTGATGCTTATGAGTCGGCTGTTGAAAGAAGTACTGCCGGGGTCAATGTGGCACGCACACAAGCCAACGCAAGCAGCAATAGTATTGAAAGTGCGCGACAGTTGGTGAATCAGGCCAGACTGCAAATGGAAAATGCAAGGAAAGTTCACGAACGGAATAAATCCTTATATAAAGAAGGAATCATTTCACAGGCGGATTTCGAAACTTCAGAAACCAGTTTAAAAAATTTAGAAATCGGATTTAAAAATGCAGAAACTGCTTTTAAAAATGCTTCGAAAACATCTGAAGCAGCGGGTTATCAGGTCAAGGATGCGGAAGCTGTATTAAAAGAACAGCGAACCAATTTAGGGCGCACTATCATCAAAGCTCCGGCTGGCGGAATTATTTCCAAATTAAACGTCGAAAAAGGGGAACGCGTCGTAGGTACCATGCAAATGAGTGGAACAGAATTAATGCGCATTGCCGACTTACATGCAATGGAAGTTCAGGTAGAAGTCAGCGAGAATGATATCGTTCGCGTAAAAACGGGAGATGATGCAGATATAGAAGTAGATGCCTATTCCAACCGCAAATTTTCAGGCAAGGTGACGGAAGTTTCTAATTCCGCATCGAATGTTGCATCTATAGGTGGGGCTAATTTGTCGACTGATCAGGTGTCCAAATACATCGTAAAAGTACGAATTGATAAATCGGGTTATTTAGACCTCACCGATCAGGGCAAAACGCCCTTTCGTCCGGGAATGTCAGCTACGGTTGAGATCAAAACGGCAAGAGTAGATAATGTTTTAAGTATTCCGATCCAATGTGTCATTGCTTATGATCCCGACGAGCAAAAAAACAAAGAGAAGGCAAAGCGCGCGCAAGAAAAATACGATCCAAAGCTGAATCAGGACAATGATGAACAAAAAGCCAGTCAATTCAGAGAAGCCGTTTTTGTAGTCAGAAATGATACGGTAGCACGCATCGATATCACCACCGGAATCCAGGATGTGGAATACATTGAGATTAAAAGCGGACTCGAAGAAAGTGATATGGTTGTGACAGGTCCCTATGCAGCGCTATCCAAAAAATTAAAGAGTGGTAAAAAAGTGCATCAGAAAAAAGAGGAGAAGAAGAAGGAGGAGGAAAACTAA
- the atpC gene encoding ATP synthase F1 subunit epsilon, giving the protein MKVYILTPTSQLFEGEARAVKVPGTTGQFEILEKHAPIVSSLGKGTVHVTDIKGEKHQFLITKGFVEVLQNEVNVLVRQS; this is encoded by the coding sequence ATGAAAGTTTATATACTCACACCGACCAGCCAGCTTTTTGAAGGGGAAGCCCGGGCTGTGAAAGTACCCGGCACAACGGGACAATTTGAAATTTTGGAAAAACACGCACCCATTGTATCTTCGTTAGGCAAAGGCACGGTCCATGTCACAGATATAAAAGGTGAAAAACATCAATTCCTGATCACCAAAGGATTCGTAGAAGTTTTACAGAACGAGGTGAATGTCCTCGTTCGACAATCATAA